In Arthrobacter sp. SLBN-112, a genomic segment contains:
- a CDS encoding LacI family DNA-binding transcriptional regulator, translating into MNSNGSRRRDVTVADVAKAAQVSKAQAARALGNYGAVSDDVRERVLAAAEELAYRPNELARSMNTGKSHTIGVVVGDIENPHFGLATRGITDTAKKDGFNVILINTDEDTAAEVDAVRVLLDKRVDGLIVAPASSVETHHLQRVHDSGRPLVLLDRKAGQLEVETMAVDMAGISYESTRYLLQAGHRRIAFISTLRTESPYRPGMLLDSSQIADRLDGMQQAFQERELPFPEDLVRLNAGDAESIRRITRDVLLRPDQATAIVASDGLIALSVVEAIQELGLAIPSDVSFLMYDDFAWTRLTSPPLTVIAQPVYNMGVAAAKALIRQIEGLPRLAPAPKFTATLVRRGSVGTQPIASHLAPISCDNQGTPAQIRDSGHA; encoded by the coding sequence GGTATCCAAAGCCCAGGCCGCCCGCGCTCTGGGCAACTACGGTGCCGTGAGCGACGACGTCCGGGAGCGTGTCCTGGCCGCCGCGGAGGAGCTCGCGTACCGCCCCAACGAGCTTGCGCGGAGCATGAACACGGGGAAATCCCACACCATCGGGGTGGTGGTGGGTGACATCGAAAACCCGCACTTTGGCCTGGCCACCAGGGGTATCACCGATACCGCCAAGAAGGACGGCTTCAATGTCATCCTCATTAACACCGACGAGGACACGGCGGCCGAAGTCGACGCTGTCAGGGTGCTCCTGGACAAGCGCGTGGATGGCCTGATCGTGGCACCGGCATCGTCAGTGGAAACACACCATTTACAGCGCGTTCACGATTCCGGCCGCCCCCTGGTCCTGCTGGACCGTAAGGCCGGGCAGCTGGAGGTTGAGACGATGGCCGTGGACATGGCCGGCATCTCCTACGAGTCCACCCGGTACCTTCTCCAGGCCGGACACCGGCGGATCGCCTTTATTTCCACACTCAGGACGGAATCCCCCTACCGGCCGGGGATGCTGCTCGATTCGTCCCAGATCGCCGACCGCCTGGACGGCATGCAGCAGGCCTTCCAGGAGCGGGAACTTCCCTTCCCCGAAGACCTCGTACGGCTCAACGCCGGCGACGCGGAGTCCATCCGCCGGATTACGCGCGATGTGCTCCTCAGGCCGGACCAAGCAACCGCCATCGTCGCCTCCGACGGGCTCATTGCCCTCAGCGTTGTGGAAGCCATCCAGGAACTTGGTCTCGCCATTCCGTCGGACGTCTCGTTCCTCATGTATGACGACTTCGCCTGGACACGCCTGACCAGCCCGCCGCTGACCGTCATAGCCCAGCCCGTCTACAATATGGGCGTGGCGGCCGCAAAGGCACTGATCCGCCAGATCGAAGGCCTGCCCCGCCTGGCCCCCGCCCCCAAGTTCACCGCGACGCTGGTCCGCCGGGGATCGGTAGGGACGCAGCCAATTGCCAGCCACCTGGCACCAATTTCTTGTGACAACCAGGGGACGCCGGCACAGATCCGGGACAGCGGCCATGCATGA